From the genome of Bradyrhizobium elkanii USDA 76, one region includes:
- a CDS encoding NUDIX hydrolase: protein MAKSSKLVVAKNGRALLVRRRRDGLWMFPGGRKRAGESDRACLRREVAEELPKIKLGPLKLWKEVKGTNRRSGRKMSDAVFVAKKASGQLKIGDTKEIDKAVWRKPRRIRLTPTSRYIRDKLFPK, encoded by the coding sequence ATGGCGAAATCCTCAAAGCTTGTCGTTGCGAAGAACGGGCGTGCGCTTCTTGTCAGACGCCGTCGCGACGGGCTCTGGATGTTTCCGGGCGGCCGCAAGCGTGCCGGTGAGAGTGACAGGGCGTGCCTTCGTCGAGAGGTTGCGGAAGAACTTCCGAAAATCAAACTCGGACCGTTGAAGCTCTGGAAGGAAGTGAAGGGCACGAACCGCCGATCTGGGCGCAAGATGAGCGATGCTGTTTTCGTGGCTAAGAAAGCGTCCGGCCAATTGAAGATTGGTGACACAAAGGAGATCGACAAGGCGGTCTGGCGCAAGCCGCGACGGATCAGGCTAACGCCGACGTCCCGCTACATTCGGGACAAGCTGTTTCCCAAGTGA
- a CDS encoding DUF3606 domain-containing protein, which yields MAAAKKSKTARGRKQDRARVAGGQDYEVQYEAKKRRKSASAVKKAVKKVGNTRKRVERRLGR from the coding sequence ATGGCGGCAGCGAAGAAGTCGAAGACGGCGCGCGGGCGAAAGCAGGACCGGGCACGGGTGGCCGGCGGGCAGGACTATGAAGTGCAGTACGAGGCGAAGAAGAGGCGAAAGTCGGCGTCGGCGGTGAAGAAGGCTGTCAAAAAGGTCGGCAATACGCGGAAGCGGGTGGAAAGGCGGCTAGGCCGCTGA
- the ligD gene encoding non-homologous end-joining DNA ligase — translation MAFQRKMPAAIGVKAPFPGFIEPALATSIEKVPSGERWIHEIKFDGYRVQVHLANETAKIFTRRGHDWTHRFKKVAHDAWRIKANSAVVDGEIVVPAADGTTDFSVLQNELKGKSKSIVFVAFDLLYLNGRDIRKLPLSQRKAELKKILGGTDIQFSESFEIDGREMFAHACKLGLEGVVSKVRGSAYPTGRTNDWVKKTCVQRETLTIAGFALDGTKWDGIYVGRRKGDDLVYAGKVDHGFDKASAANLQKRLKPLIRKTQPYTKRIGHKGIWVEPKLLAEIEYRAKSAEGKVRHPFFRGLREDL, via the coding sequence GTGGCGTTTCAGCGTAAAATGCCGGCGGCCATCGGCGTCAAGGCGCCCTTCCCCGGCTTCATCGAACCGGCCCTGGCCACCTCGATCGAGAAGGTGCCATCCGGAGAGCGCTGGATTCACGAAATCAAGTTCGACGGCTACCGTGTTCAGGTCCATCTGGCCAACGAGACGGCGAAGATCTTCACCCGGCGCGGCCACGATTGGACGCATCGCTTCAAGAAGGTCGCTCATGATGCCTGGCGGATCAAGGCGAACTCGGCGGTGGTGGACGGCGAGATCGTGGTACCTGCCGCCGACGGCACGACCGACTTCTCGGTCCTGCAGAACGAGCTCAAGGGCAAATCGAAGAGCATCGTGTTCGTCGCGTTCGATCTGCTCTATCTGAACGGCCGGGATATCCGGAAGCTACCGCTCTCTCAGCGCAAAGCCGAACTCAAGAAGATCCTTGGCGGCACCGACATCCAGTTCAGCGAAAGCTTCGAGATAGACGGCCGCGAGATGTTCGCGCACGCCTGCAAGCTCGGCCTTGAGGGTGTCGTCTCAAAGGTCCGGGGCAGCGCCTATCCGACGGGACGGACGAATGATTGGGTCAAGAAGACCTGCGTACAGCGTGAGACGCTGACCATTGCCGGTTTCGCACTCGATGGGACGAAGTGGGACGGCATCTACGTCGGCCGGCGCAAGGGCGACGATCTGGTCTACGCCGGCAAAGTCGACCACGGCTTCGACAAGGCCTCCGCCGCCAATCTCCAGAAACGGCTTAAACCCCTCATCCGAAAGACCCAGCCTTATACCAAGCGCATCGGTCACAAGGGCATCTGGGTCGAACCCAAGCTTCTGGCCGAGATCGAGTATCGCGCGAAGTCGGCCGAGGGAAAGGTTCGGCACCCGTTTTTCCGGGGCCTGCGGGAGGACCTGTGA
- the ligD gene encoding non-homologous end-joining DNA ligase translates to MSRTSTLPKRLQPMLATLTDAPFDDPGWVFEDKYDGFRMIAEIRRGKVALYSRNGKIISRSYIEVAKALEGVKGDAVIDGELVAIGKDGVSHFQLLQNALRHEAKLLYCAFDLMFENAADLRNRPLLERKKRLKAILPRDKLIAFSPHRKGDGTKFFTEAERKGLEGIMAKRADSSYASGSRTPDWLKIKTAKRQEVVIAGFTAPKRTRPFFGALVLAVREDDAWRYIGHVGTGFSHKALEDLHAKLLKLRASKSPFPAKVKDEAATTWVRPSLVAEVKFAEWTSKGELRQPVYLGLRSDKRAKDVVRERERSRR, encoded by the coding sequence ATGAGCCGGACGTCGACCCTGCCCAAGCGCCTGCAGCCGATGCTCGCTACGCTCACCGACGCGCCGTTCGACGATCCGGGCTGGGTTTTCGAGGACAAGTATGACGGCTTCCGGATGATCGCGGAAATCCGGCGGGGCAAGGTTGCGCTCTACAGCCGCAACGGCAAGATCATCAGCCGCAGCTATATCGAGGTCGCCAAAGCGCTGGAGGGCGTGAAGGGCGATGCCGTGATCGACGGAGAGCTCGTCGCGATCGGAAAGGACGGCGTCTCGCATTTCCAGTTGCTTCAAAACGCGCTGCGCCATGAGGCGAAGCTCCTGTATTGTGCCTTCGATCTCATGTTTGAGAACGCAGCAGACTTGCGCAACCGGCCTCTTCTCGAGCGCAAGAAGCGGCTGAAGGCAATTCTGCCGCGCGACAAGCTGATCGCCTTCAGCCCTCACCGCAAAGGGGACGGTACGAAATTCTTCACCGAGGCCGAGCGGAAGGGTCTCGAAGGCATCATGGCAAAGCGCGCCGACAGTTCGTATGCGTCCGGAAGCCGGACCCCGGATTGGCTGAAAATCAAGACGGCAAAGCGACAGGAAGTGGTGATCGCCGGCTTCACAGCGCCCAAGCGCACCAGGCCGTTCTTCGGCGCGCTGGTCCTCGCCGTGCGGGAAGACGACGCATGGCGGTACATCGGGCATGTCGGCACTGGCTTCAGCCACAAGGCCCTGGAAGACCTCCATGCCAAGCTCTTGAAGCTGAGGGCCTCTAAGTCACCCTTTCCTGCCAAAGTGAAGGACGAGGCCGCCACGACCTGGGTCAGGCCTTCGCTGGTTGCCGAGGTCAAATTCGCGGAGTGGACAAGCAAGGGCGAACTACGCCAGCCGGTCTATCTCGGGCTCAGGTCCGACAAGCGGGCCAAGGATGTCGTGCGCGAGCGAGAACGTTCGCGCAGATAG
- a CDS encoding metallophosphoesterase family protein: protein MTFRIGIISDTHGLLRPEAERGLTGVDHIIHAGDIGRPEIVDALRQIAPVTAIRGNVDNGEWAREYPDTSLVRLAGKSIYVLHDLKTLQADARAGIDVIVSGHSHVPKIDTVDGVLYLNPGSAGRRRFQLPITIATLEIAPGGMRPEIHDLGGD from the coding sequence ATGACGTTCAGGATTGGAATCATTTCGGACACGCACGGCCTGTTGAGGCCCGAGGCGGAACGAGGCCTGACGGGCGTCGATCACATCATTCATGCCGGCGATATCGGGCGGCCCGAGATCGTCGACGCGCTTCGCCAGATCGCGCCTGTCACCGCCATCCGTGGAAACGTGGACAATGGCGAGTGGGCTCGCGAATATCCCGACACGAGCCTTGTGCGCCTGGCGGGAAAGTCGATCTACGTTCTGCACGACCTGAAGACGCTGCAGGCCGATGCCCGCGCCGGCATCGACGTCATCGTCTCCGGGCATTCCCACGTTCCGAAGATCGACACGGTCGATGGCGTTCTCTACCTGAATCCCGGCAGCGCGGGACGGCGGCGCTTCCAGCTGCCAATCACCATTGCGACGCTCGAAATCGCGCCTGGGGGCATGCGACCGGAGATCCACGACCTCGGAGGTGACTGA
- a CDS encoding NUDIX domain-containing protein, whose protein sequence is MAALKKTSRRSMLSAGILAYRKGARGLEVLLVHPGGPFWRKKDNGAWSIPKGEIDGADAPEQVARREFAEELGRSASIGPLRALGEVRQRGGKRVIAFAGEGHFDPAALTSNTFDIEWPPRSGRRQNFPEVDRAEWFNIEFARTKMLSGQVELLDRLLAVAVESAGK, encoded by the coding sequence ATGGCTGCGCTGAAAAAGACTTCCAGGAGATCGATGTTGAGTGCGGGCATTCTGGCCTACCGGAAAGGCGCTCGCGGGCTCGAGGTTCTGCTCGTTCATCCCGGCGGTCCGTTCTGGCGCAAGAAGGATAATGGCGCTTGGTCCATTCCGAAGGGCGAAATCGATGGCGCGGATGCTCCGGAGCAGGTCGCGCGGCGCGAGTTTGCCGAAGAACTCGGCCGGAGTGCTTCGATTGGTCCACTCCGGGCGCTGGGGGAGGTCCGACAGCGAGGAGGGAAGCGCGTTATCGCATTCGCCGGCGAAGGCCATTTTGACCCGGCGGCGCTGACCAGCAATACCTTCGATATCGAATGGCCGCCACGAAGCGGTCGACGGCAGAACTTTCCCGAAGTCGACCGCGCGGAATGGTTCAATATCGAGTTTGCGCGGACCAAGATGCTGTCCGGGCAGGTAGAGCTTCTGGATCGTCTTTTGGCGGTCGCGGTTGAGAGCGCCGGGAAATGA
- a CDS encoding Ku protein produces the protein MAPRANWKGFLRLSLVTCPVALYPATSESEKVSFNQLNRKTGHRIKYAKVDADTGEEVDNEDIVKGYKVDTDTFIEVTKEELENVALESTRTIEIDEFVDRSEIDPRYLIRPYYLRPDGKVGHDAFAVIRETIREMNKVAIGRVVLTNREHIIALEPLDKGLMGTLLRYPYEVRAADEYFDDIQDVKVTKDMLDLAKHIVNQKAGHFEPDKFEDQYETALIDLINAKRAGKPIRAKERPRGENVVDLMDALRKSIGRDATGPTEAPKKPTKKARKAAAGQKEMLMPIAGKKPAKEAAAKKPAARPQRKSA, from the coding sequence ATGGCCCCCCGCGCCAACTGGAAAGGCTTCCTTCGTCTTTCCCTCGTCACCTGTCCGGTTGCGCTCTATCCGGCCACCTCGGAATCCGAAAAGGTCTCGTTCAACCAGCTGAACCGGAAGACCGGCCATCGGATCAAGTACGCCAAGGTCGACGCCGACACCGGCGAGGAGGTCGACAACGAGGACATCGTCAAGGGCTACAAGGTTGATACCGATACCTTCATCGAGGTGACCAAGGAGGAGCTCGAGAACGTCGCGCTAGAATCGACACGAACCATCGAGATCGACGAGTTCGTCGACCGCAGCGAGATCGATCCGCGATATCTCATTCGCCCCTATTACCTGCGTCCCGACGGTAAAGTCGGGCACGATGCCTTCGCGGTCATTCGGGAAACCATCCGCGAGATGAACAAGGTCGCAATCGGCCGTGTGGTGCTGACCAATCGCGAGCACATCATTGCCCTCGAGCCGCTCGACAAAGGCCTGATGGGAACGCTGCTGCGCTATCCCTACGAAGTGCGTGCCGCTGATGAGTATTTCGACGACATCCAGGATGTCAAAGTCACCAAGGACATGCTTGATCTCGCCAAGCACATCGTCAATCAGAAGGCGGGCCATTTCGAGCCGGACAAGTTTGAAGACCAGTACGAAACCGCCCTCATTGATCTCATAAACGCGAAGCGCGCAGGCAAGCCGATCAGAGCGAAAGAGCGTCCTCGAGGTGAGAACGTCGTGGACCTGATGGACGCGCTGCGCAAGAGCATCGGACGAGACGCGACGGGCCCGACAGAGGCGCCCAAGAAGCCAACCAAGAAGGCGCGCAAGGCGGCGGCCGGGCAGAAGGAAATGCTGATGCCGATTGCCGGCAAGAAGCCAGCGAAGGAAGCCGCGGCAAAGAAGCCGGCGGCCAGACCGCAGCGGAAGTCAGCCTAG
- a CDS encoding SOS response-associated peptidase yields the protein MCNLYSITTNQAAISALFRVVNRYVGNLAPMPGVFPDYTAPIVRNGAEGRELTSARWGMPSSSKALMDATKKRAEKLQAKGKTVDFKELLRMEPDGGTTNIRNVKSKHWTRWLGAENRCVVPFNSFSEFNKAEGGDIWFALGETRPLVCFAGIWTNWTSVRKVKEGETTNDLFAFLTTLPNAEVGAIHPKAMPVVLTTPDEVETWMTAPLDEALKLQRPLPDGTLRIVARGVKEDLTGPTA from the coding sequence ATGTGCAATCTTTATTCGATCACGACAAACCAGGCCGCGATCAGCGCGCTGTTTCGCGTTGTGAACCGGTATGTCGGCAATCTGGCGCCCATGCCGGGAGTTTTCCCGGACTACACGGCACCGATCGTGCGCAACGGGGCCGAAGGCCGCGAACTCACCAGTGCGCGGTGGGGAATGCCGTCGTCGTCAAAGGCGCTGATGGACGCCACGAAGAAACGGGCCGAAAAGCTGCAGGCCAAGGGCAAGACCGTCGATTTTAAGGAACTGCTACGGATGGAGCCGGACGGCGGCACAACTAACATCCGAAACGTGAAGAGCAAGCACTGGACGCGATGGCTGGGAGCCGAAAACCGCTGCGTGGTGCCCTTCAACTCCTTCAGCGAGTTCAACAAGGCTGAGGGCGGTGATATCTGGTTCGCGCTCGGTGAGACACGCCCCCTCGTCTGCTTCGCCGGCATCTGGACCAACTGGACGTCTGTCCGGAAGGTCAAGGAAGGAGAGACGACCAACGACCTCTTCGCGTTCCTCACAACGCTGCCGAACGCAGAGGTCGGCGCCATTCACCCCAAGGCGATGCCGGTGGTCCTGACGACGCCGGACGAAGTCGAGACCTGGATGACGGCCCCTCTGGACGAGGCCCTGAAGCTGCAGCGGCCACTTCCGGACGGCACGCTCCGGATCGTCGCTCGCGGCGTCAAGGAAGACCTAACAGGGCCAACTGCGTGA